The Denticeps clupeoides chromosome 4, fDenClu1.1, whole genome shotgun sequence genome segment TTCATTATTGCATAATGAAAGTTCtgtctttctgtgtttttgtagaTTGTAGTGGATCGCGTTCTATGACCAACATGAGCTGGAGCTTTCTCACTCGTCTCCTAGAGGAAATTCACAACCATTCTACCTTTGTCGGGAAGGTATGGCTGACCGTTCTCATCATCTTCCGCATCGTGCTGACTGCTGTTGGGGGGGAGTCCATCTACTCGGACGAACAGACCAAGTTCATTTGTAACACCAAGCAGCCGGGCTGCGACAATGTGTGTTACGATTCTTTCGCTCCACTTTCACATGTTCGCTTCTGGGTATTCCAGATAATCATGATCTCCACGCCCTCCGTCATGTACCTTGGCTACGCCATCCACAAGATCGCCCGCACCTCAGAGGACGAGCGCAGGAAGTTCTACAATTATCAGAAAAGGGCCCAGCGCAGCAAGTGGCGAGACAGCCACCCGTTAGAACAGGTTCTTGAGGAGGACGATGATGCTGAGCCAATGATCTATGAAGATGCACTGGAGGTTCACGAGGCCCAGCATGATGTCGGGAAGGGTTTGAGCAAAGACTCTGAGAAGCATGATGGCCGTCGGAGGATCATGCAAGAAGGGTTGATGCGGATCTATGTGCTGCAGCTCTTATCACGGGCGGTTTTTGAGGTTGGGTTCCTGGCAGGCCAGTACCTTCTCTATGGATTTCGTGTCAATCCTTCCTATGTCTGCAACAAAAACCCATGTCCCCATAAGGTGGACTGCTTCATATCGAGGCCCACTGAGAAGACCATCTTCCTGCTCATCATGTACGTGGTCAGCTGCCTGTGCTTGCTGCTcaatgtgtgtgagatgttccACCTCGGCATTGGTGCTTTCCGAGACACCTTGCGCAAGAGGAGGAGCAAGTGCCGCCGACCATCTTACAGCTACCCGTTCTCAAGGAACATCCCAGCCTCCCCACCAGGCTACAACCTAGTCATGAAGTCCAACAAGCCCAGCAGGATGCCCAACAGTCTCATGTCC includes the following:
- the gjc2 gene encoding gap junction gamma-2 protein translates to MTNMSWSFLTRLLEEIHNHSTFVGKVWLTVLIIFRIVLTAVGGESIYSDEQTKFICNTKQPGCDNVCYDSFAPLSHVRFWVFQIIMISTPSVMYLGYAIHKIARTSEDERRKFYNYQKRAQRSKWRDSHPLEQVLEEDDDAEPMIYEDALEVHEAQHDVGKGLSKDSEKHDGRRRIMQEGLMRIYVLQLLSRAVFEVGFLAGQYLLYGFRVNPSYVCNKNPCPHKVDCFISRPTEKTIFLLIMYVVSCLCLLLNVCEMFHLGIGAFRDTLRKRRSKCRRPSYSYPFSRNIPASPPGYNLVMKSNKPSRMPNSLMSHERNMGHVEQEQHCASPDENVPSDLASLHRHLRVAQEQLDMAFQTYNSKNNPQTSRTSSPVSGGTMTEQNRVNSAQENQGARPKASSEKAGTIVKNGKTSVWI